CGATCGTCTTCGGACTCGTCGGCCTCGCCCAGGCGGAAGGCCTGTGGCCGGAGTCGCTGAAAGACTATGCGCCGCCCGAAACCATGCCGCTCACCGTGGCGGTGTTCTCGATCATCGTTTACGCCATCTCGCACATTCCAGTCGTGCGGGAGATGACGCGCATCGCCGATCTTTATTTCAGTTCGCGCGATCGTGGCGAAGGGCGCGTCTGGCCATTCAAGCCCTTTGCGGCCCGAGAGCGCGCGATCGCCATCGCCATGGTGGTGGTGCTGGTGCTCCTCAATCAAGGACAGGTCGGCATCACCGTCCGCCTGTCCTTCTTTAATCGCGACTGGTACAACGCCATTCAAGAAAAGAACGCTTCGGAGTTCTGGCGGCAGCTGTTCTTCGTGTTCACGCCATGGGCCTTCGTTTACGTCGCCTCCGTGATCATCGAATTCGTTCTGCAGTCGATGCTGATCATCCGCTGGCGCCGGTGGCTGACGGAACATTATATCGGCCGCTGGCTTGGCGCGCACACGCATTACGGGATGGCGCTCGCCGGGAGCGGCGCTGACAATCCGGACCAGCGCATCGCCGAAGACGTCAATCGCTTCATCAGCGGCGGGGAGGAAGGCTATGGCGTCTACTCCTATTCGATCTTGCTGATCGCCACCTTGAGTTCGCTCGTTTCCTTCGCCTATGTGCTCTGGGATCTTTCGGGCAATTATCCTCTGCCCGGAACGGAGATCTATATTCCCGGCTTCCTGTTCTGGGCGGTGCTGATCTATGCGGCGGTGGGAACGCTGGTGACGCATCTTATCGGCCGCACTCTCACTGGGCTCTACTTTGATCGGCAGAGACGCGAGGCGGATTTCCGCTTTTCGCTGGCCCGCATGCGCGAATATAGCGAGCAGATCGCGCTGCTCGGCGGCGAACCTGCCGAGCGCGGCGCGCTGCTCCGGCGCTTCGCGGGCATTATCGTCAACTATCTGGCGATCGTGCAGAAGCGCAAGCAGCTGATGGTGTTCACCTCCACCTACGGACAGTTGTCGCCCATCATCCCTTACGTGATCACGGCGCCCTTCTATTTCGCCGGGCGCATTACACTCGGCGTCATGACGCAAACGGCGAGCGCTTTCGGCCGGGTGGAGAGCGCGCTGACCTTCTTCATCAACTATTACACCTCGCTCGCCAATTTTAAGTCCGTGCTCGACCGCCTGTCGTCCTTTGACCACGCGATCGATACGGCCCGCGGGCAGGCGTCCGCGACGCAGATCTTCTCTCCGACGGACGGCGCTGATATTCGCCTGCGCGGGCTGACGCTTGCTTTGCCCGACGGGCGCCAAATCGTGACGGTCGACGATCTGACGCTCGCCGCCGGCCAGTCGGCGCTGCTCACCGGCCCGTCGGGTTCCGGCAAGTCGACGCTGTTTCGCGCCATCGCCGGCATCTGGCCTTATGCTTCGGGCGAGGTGCTGACTCCGCGCGGCGCGAAGGTGATGCTGGCGCCGCAGCGGCCCTACATTCCGATGGGCGCGCTGGCCGACGCCATCGTCTATCCCGGCCACGTCGACGACTATTCGCGCGCTGACGTTCAGGAGGCATTGCGCGCTGCGCGGCTTGCGCCTTTCGTGGAGCGCCTCGACGAAGAAAACAACTGGGGTCAGCGGCTTTCAGGCGGCGAGCAGCAGCGCGTCGCGATCGCCCGCGCGCTTCTCGCCAAGCCCGATTGGCTTTTCCTCGACGAAGCGACGTCGGCGCTCGACGAGCAGCTCGAAGAAGAGATCTACGCCATGCTGCGCGAACGGCTGCCCGGCACGACGATCGTCTCGATCGGCCATCGCTCGACTCTGCACGCCTTCCACGATCGATACATCGTCATGGAGCCGGCGCCCGGCGGCGTCTTTAGCCCACGCGACAAGGTGCACGCGTGACGAAAGAGTCGGGGCGCGAAGGCGGACGGTCGCTCAAGACGCGGGTCAAGACCGCGCGCAAGCGGTCGCTCTCCTCGACGCTATGGCTGGAGCGCCAGCTCAATGATCCTTATGTCGCGCGCGCCAAGCGCGAGGGCTACCGCTCGCGCGCCGCCTATAAGCTCATCGAGATGGATGATCGCTATCATCTCTTTAAGCCGGGCGGCCGCATCGTCGATCTTGGCGCCGCTCCCGGCGGCTGGTCACAGGTCGCCGCCGCGCATGTGAAGGCGAAGGAGGGAAAGGGCAAAGTCGTCGCGGTCGATCTTCTCGACATGGAGGCGGTCGACGGCGTCGAATTCGCGGTGAAGGATTTCAACGATCCCGACGCGCCGGAATTCATCAAGAACATGCTCGGAGGCCACGCCGATGGCGTGATGTCGGACATGGCCGCGAACGCCACCGGCCACAGGGCGACCGACCATCTGCGCATCGTCGCTCTCGCCGAGCTTGCCGCTGATTTCGCATGCGAGGTGTTGGCGGAGGGCGGCTTCTTCATCGCCAAGGTGCTGCAAGGCGGAACCGAAGGCCAGCTGCTCACGCGCCTCAAGCGCGATTTCGCGACGGTGCGGCACGTCAAGCCGGCGGCGAGCCGCGCGGGTTCGGCCGAGCTCTATGTGCTGGCGACAGGCTTTCGCGGGCGCCGCGACGACTAGGCGGCGCCTTACGTACCGTTCGTCCGCGCGTAGGCGTCGACCTCGGCGATCCTCTCCTTCTTTTCCGTGTCAGAGAGAAACGAGGCGGAGAAACTGTTTTTCGCGAGTTGCGTCAGCTCGGCTGCTCCTAATGTGAAAGCCTGCTGAATCGCGCGGTAGTTCTCGTTCACATAGCCGCCAAAATAGGCCGGATCGTCCGAATTGACGGTCACGACGACGCCTGCCTCGAAGAGCCGCTGAATCGGATGCGCGCGCATATCGGGATAGACGCAGAGGCGTATATTCGACAGCGGACAGACGGTCAGCGGAACCCGCTCGCGCGCGAGCCGCTGAACCAGGGCCGCGTCATCGATCGCGTGAACGCCGTGGTCGATGCGCTCGACCTTCAAACGATCTAGGGCTTCCGCGACATAGGCGGCGGGTCCTTCTTCGCCCGCATGCGCCACGGCGCGCAGGCCGAGCGAACGGGCGCGCTCATAGACTTCAGTGAACTTGCCCGGCGGATTTCCGGCTTCTGCGGAATCCAGTCCGACCCCGGCAATGCGATCGAGCCAGGGGCGCGCCGCTTCGAGCGTGGCGACAGCGTCCGCCGCATCGAGATCGCGCAGGAAGCACATGAGGAGGCGCGACGTCGGCCCGCCCTCGCGCACGGCGTCGTTCAGAGCCGCGCTCAATCCCTCCACGACTGCGCCGAAGGGAACGCCGCGGCGCATATGGGCTTGCGGATCGAAAAAGATTTCGGCGTGGCGAACGTTTTCCTCGCGGGCGCGGTCGAGATACGCGCGCGCCAGATCGTAGAAGTCTCGCTCGGTCAAGAGCGCCTGCGTCGCCTGATAATAGAGATCGAGAAAGTCCGCGAGGTTTTGGAAATCGTATAAGCGGCGCATCGCCTCGACCGAAGCGTACGGGAGTTTGACGCCATTGCGCTCGGCGAGCGCGAAGGCCATCTCGGGTTCAAGCGTCCCCTCGATATGAAGGTGAAGCTCCGCCTTCGGGAGCCCGGCGATGAAGTCTTGGGCTACGCTCGACATAATTTCCTCGTTTCGCTCGATCTGGCGCTCGCGATCCTCATCGACAAGACCCCTCCGCCCTCGCTTGCCCGGCAAGTCACACGCGTTTTCCGCGCCCGGTCAGGTCGTCGCCCGCATTGGGCGCGAGCGGCAGGAAGCTCGCAACGGAAAACATCGAGATCAGCGCCACGGCAATGAAGGCCGGCGTGAAATCCGCAGCCTGCAGCGCGCCGCCGCCGCGCAGCGCGCGCGTCGCCTCCAGCGCCGCCGCGCCAATGGCGACGCCCGTCGACAGCGACAATTGCTGCGCGACGGAGGCGAAGCTCGTCGCGCGGCTCATCGCCTCCTGATCGACATCGGCGTAGGCGAGGGCGTTGAGCGCGGTGAACTCGAGCGAGCGGAAGAAGCCGCCGACGAGCAGCATGCCCATGATGAACAGATGCGGCGTCGCCGCCGTAAAGGTGGCGATAAAGGCGAGAAAGCCGGCGCAGATGAGCGCATTGACGATCAGCACGCGCCGGAAGCCGAATCTTCGCAGGATCGGCTGCGCGGTCGTTTTCATCGCCATGGCGCCCGCCGCTGAAACGAAGGTCAGAAGTCCCGCTTCATAGGCGGAGAGTCCGAAGCCCGCTTGCAGCAACAGCGGCAGCAGAAAGGGCGTCGCGCCCAGTCCGATGCGAAACAGGAAGCCGCCGAAAACCGCCGCGCGGAACGTCGGGATCTGCAGGAGATCGAGATCGACGATCGGATAGGGCGCGCGTTTGGCGTGGCGAACATAAGCAAAGAGCGCCCCTGCCCCAAGCGCGACGATCAAAGCCACGACCGGCGTCGGCGCGAAGCCGCGCCCCGCGATCGTAAAGCCAAAGACGAGGCAAGAGAGGCCGACGCCAGAAAGGATCGCGCCGGCGATGTCGAGCGGAGGCGTCCATTCCTCGCGCATATTCGGAATAAAGCGCGTGACGAGCATGACGCCGAGCGCGCCGATCGGGACATTGATCCAGAAGATGTAGCGCCAGTGAAAATACGTCGCGATGAAGCCGCCGATCGGCGGGCCGATCATCGGGCCGATGAGCGCCGGAATGGTGAGATAGGCCATGGCGCGCACAAGTTCGTGGCGCGGCGCGGTGCGCAGCAGCACGAGGCGTCCGACCGGCGTCATCATCGCGCCGCCCAGCCCTTGCACGATCCGGAAAGCCACGATCGCGCCGAGCGAATTGGACAGGCCGCAGAGAATGGAGCCGAAGGTGAAGACGATGATCGCGGCGCGAAAGACGCGCCGTGCGCCAAAGCGATCCGCCGCCCAGCCCGAAAGCGGAATGAAGACCGCGAGCGATAGAAGATAGGACGTCAGCGCGAGTTTCAGCGCCACGGGATCTTCGTGAAGATCGGCCGCCATCGCCGGCAACGCCGTGGCG
This window of the Methylocystis hirsuta genome carries:
- a CDS encoding DHA2 family efflux MFS transporter permease subunit, producing MSYFVTPLIIATALFMEQLDGTVLATALPAMAADLHEDPVALKLALTSYLLSLAVFIPLSGWAADRFGARRVFRAAIIVFTFGSILCGLSNSLGAIVAFRIVQGLGGAMMTPVGRLVLLRTAPRHELVRAMAYLTIPALIGPMIGPPIGGFIATYFHWRYIFWINVPIGALGVMLVTRFIPNMREEWTPPLDIAGAILSGVGLSCLVFGFTIAGRGFAPTPVVALIVALGAGALFAYVRHAKRAPYPIVDLDLLQIPTFRAAVFGGFLFRIGLGATPFLLPLLLQAGFGLSAYEAGLLTFVSAAGAMAMKTTAQPILRRFGFRRVLIVNALICAGFLAFIATFTAATPHLFIMGMLLVGGFFRSLEFTALNALAYADVDQEAMSRATSFASVAQQLSLSTGVAIGAAALEATRALRGGGALQAADFTPAFIAVALISMFSVASFLPLAPNAGDDLTGRGKRV
- a CDS encoding adenosine deaminase, producing the protein MSSVAQDFIAGLPKAELHLHIEGTLEPEMAFALAERNGVKLPYASVEAMRRLYDFQNLADFLDLYYQATQALLTERDFYDLARAYLDRAREENVRHAEIFFDPQAHMRRGVPFGAVVEGLSAALNDAVREGGPTSRLLMCFLRDLDAADAVATLEAARPWLDRIAGVGLDSAEAGNPPGKFTEVYERARSLGLRAVAHAGEEGPAAYVAEALDRLKVERIDHGVHAIDDAALVQRLARERVPLTVCPLSNIRLCVYPDMRAHPIQRLFEAGVVVTVNSDDPAYFGGYVNENYRAIQQAFTLGAAELTQLAKNSFSASFLSDTEKKERIAEVDAYARTNGT
- a CDS encoding RlmE family RNA methyltransferase, which encodes MTKESGREGGRSLKTRVKTARKRSLSSTLWLERQLNDPYVARAKREGYRSRAAYKLIEMDDRYHLFKPGGRIVDLGAAPGGWSQVAAAHVKAKEGKGKVVAVDLLDMEAVDGVEFAVKDFNDPDAPEFIKNMLGGHADGVMSDMAANATGHRATDHLRIVALAELAADFACEVLAEGGFFIAKVLQGGTEGQLLTRLKRDFATVRHVKPAASRAGSAELYVLATGFRGRRDD
- a CDS encoding ABC transporter ATP-binding protein/permease; amino-acid sequence: MQKLSVAVAVFAALTALVGVHKGDSSLFVLVAAAALCAYTTWRAADMSSFLKIFAFIFSTETIVFGLVGLAQAEGLWPESLKDYAPPETMPLTVAVFSIIVYAISHIPVVREMTRIADLYFSSRDRGEGRVWPFKPFAARERAIAIAMVVVLVLLNQGQVGITVRLSFFNRDWYNAIQEKNASEFWRQLFFVFTPWAFVYVASVIIEFVLQSMLIIRWRRWLTEHYIGRWLGAHTHYGMALAGSGADNPDQRIAEDVNRFISGGEEGYGVYSYSILLIATLSSLVSFAYVLWDLSGNYPLPGTEIYIPGFLFWAVLIYAAVGTLVTHLIGRTLTGLYFDRQRREADFRFSLARMREYSEQIALLGGEPAERGALLRRFAGIIVNYLAIVQKRKQLMVFTSTYGQLSPIIPYVITAPFYFAGRITLGVMTQTASAFGRVESALTFFINYYTSLANFKSVLDRLSSFDHAIDTARGQASATQIFSPTDGADIRLRGLTLALPDGRQIVTVDDLTLAAGQSALLTGPSGSGKSTLFRAIAGIWPYASGEVLTPRGAKVMLAPQRPYIPMGALADAIVYPGHVDDYSRADVQEALRAARLAPFVERLDEENNWGQRLSGGEQQRVAIARALLAKPDWLFLDEATSALDEQLEEEIYAMLRERLPGTTIVSIGHRSTLHAFHDRYIVMEPAPGGVFSPRDKVHA